From Hymenobacter sedentarius, a single genomic window includes:
- a CDS encoding SRPBCC family protein produces MHVTLRTAVAQPPAQVMAGFTRDLFVALAPPFPRLRVLRFDGCRTGDRVEIELSTLVARLPWTSLIVDDGQLPDGTRFFVDEGQRLPPPLRYWRHRHLIQPGPSGGSIIVDALEYRTASPLLDALLYPAMWAQFAWRKPIYRRWFGKR; encoded by the coding sequence ATGCACGTCACTCTTCGCACCGCCGTGGCCCAGCCGCCGGCCCAGGTCATGGCTGGCTTCACCCGGGACCTGTTTGTGGCCCTGGCGCCGCCTTTTCCGCGACTGCGGGTGCTGCGCTTCGACGGCTGCCGTACCGGCGACCGGGTAGAAATTGAGCTGAGTACGTTGGTGGCCCGCCTGCCCTGGACCTCGCTCATTGTAGACGACGGCCAGCTGCCCGACGGCACCCGGTTTTTCGTGGACGAAGGCCAGCGCCTGCCCCCGCCGCTGCGCTACTGGCGCCACCGCCACCTCATACAGCCCGGCCCAAGTGGCGGCAGCATCATTGTCGATGCCCTGGAATACCGTACTGCCTCGCCGCTGCTCGACGCCCTGCTCTACCCCGCCATGTGGGCGCAGTTTGCCTGGCGCAAGCCCATCTACCGGCGGTGGTTCGGGAAGCGGTAG
- a CDS encoding OmpA family protein: MKAFLTLVLAVLTMALHAQPAPTGAVYTDAGGHYRLTYPPAWKVRKNVNGVEATFYAGEAFRPTLAVATLTMQVLPDAQKELSLTVYGGEDSVWRSVQRLPQSQVLRIDQRDLGRYNEVRYDYTYAAAPAPASRTHVVGRWVRRGGYEFRVEYRGEARQDSAYLAQGQQLVDSFGFTSNPLPGRRYADQICDNKLYGIAAMRYHNGQWEDDCRTIHEFSSNRLTDAPIIHRQVLPFQSYALAKGFDNYLYSVTKAPTDTPELVYRYNPATRKGSYTSWKLPAQGQDVCWISAATDERGDLYFITSDANKLVKVSPYDGSVKVIWATDPLQKAPFYPLIGYESAGSHGNFCLDDANTMYLVYSTDGALMKVNLSTQQPNPEMMALSGLPKRGGYSDLLMQNDERGQRRMYLAGPTAVYKVDLARRQATRVRKGTYTDLAGCNLFSVVRTKEAPPVPPTTASWRGRVLNATTYQPLPQAQLRLGEGFGKAVRLSPQGTFSYPAKAGLTYSYRAQLSGYIVVDSTWTAGPGPFVRDILLRPLSVGTTVQLNNVQFEQGQALLLPSSFAALDKLVSLMSENPGLTIELRGHTDNVGPPEKNVVLSEQRVSAVKAYLVGHGIAEARITGIGFGGAQPMASNSQEFTRRLNRRVEFRITGLQ; encoded by the coding sequence ATGAAGGCTTTTCTGACGCTGGTACTGGCAGTACTTACCATGGCGCTGCATGCGCAGCCGGCCCCGACCGGAGCCGTTTATACTGATGCAGGGGGGCACTACCGGCTCACCTACCCGCCGGCCTGGAAAGTGCGAAAAAACGTGAACGGCGTGGAGGCTACCTTCTACGCCGGCGAGGCCTTCCGCCCCACACTGGCCGTGGCCACCCTCACCATGCAGGTGCTGCCCGATGCGCAGAAAGAACTGAGCCTGACCGTGTACGGCGGGGAGGATTCGGTGTGGCGCAGCGTTCAGCGGCTGCCCCAGTCCCAGGTCCTGCGCATCGACCAGCGCGACCTTGGGCGCTACAACGAAGTGCGCTACGACTACACTTACGCAGCCGCCCCGGCACCGGCAAGCCGCACGCACGTGGTGGGGCGCTGGGTGCGACGCGGCGGCTACGAATTCCGGGTGGAGTACCGCGGCGAAGCCCGCCAGGACAGCGCCTACCTGGCGCAGGGGCAGCAGCTGGTGGACTCCTTTGGCTTTACCAGCAACCCGCTGCCGGGCCGTCGCTACGCCGACCAAATCTGCGACAACAAGCTGTACGGCATCGCGGCCATGCGCTACCACAACGGCCAGTGGGAAGACGACTGCCGCACCATCCACGAATTCTCGTCCAACCGGCTCACCGACGCCCCCATCATTCACCGGCAGGTGCTGCCCTTCCAGTCGTACGCGCTAGCCAAGGGGTTCGACAACTACCTGTATTCGGTGACCAAAGCGCCCACCGACACGCCCGAGCTGGTATACCGCTACAACCCGGCCACGCGCAAGGGCAGCTACACCTCCTGGAAGCTGCCAGCCCAAGGCCAGGACGTGTGCTGGATTTCGGCGGCCACCGACGAGCGTGGCGACCTCTACTTCATCACCTCCGACGCCAACAAGCTGGTAAAAGTCAGCCCGTACGACGGCAGCGTGAAGGTAATCTGGGCCACCGACCCGCTGCAGAAGGCACCGTTCTACCCGCTTATCGGGTACGAGAGTGCGGGCTCGCACGGCAACTTCTGCCTCGACGACGCCAACACCATGTACCTGGTATACAGCACCGACGGCGCGCTTATGAAAGTAAACCTGAGCACGCAGCAGCCCAACCCCGAGATGATGGCCCTGAGTGGCCTGCCCAAGCGCGGCGGCTACAGCGACCTGCTGATGCAAAACGACGAGCGCGGACAGCGCCGGATGTACTTGGCCGGGCCTACCGCCGTGTACAAGGTGGACCTGGCCCGTCGCCAAGCCACCCGGGTGCGCAAGGGCACCTACACCGATTTAGCAGGCTGCAACCTGTTTAGCGTGGTGCGCACCAAGGAAGCGCCCCCGGTGCCGCCCACCACTGCCTCCTGGCGCGGCCGGGTGCTGAACGCCACCACCTACCAGCCCCTACCCCAGGCCCAGCTGCGGCTGGGGGAAGGGTTTGGCAAGGCGGTGCGCCTCTCGCCACAGGGCACCTTCTCCTACCCCGCCAAAGCCGGCCTTACCTACAGCTACCGCGCCCAGCTGTCCGGCTACATCGTGGTGGATAGCACCTGGACGGCCGGTCCCGGCCCGTTTGTGCGGGATATTCTGCTCCGGCCGCTCAGCGTGGGCACCACGGTTCAGCTGAACAATGTGCAGTTTGAGCAAGGCCAGGCCCTGCTGCTGCCTTCTTCGTTTGCGGCGCTCGACAAGCTAGTGAGCCTGATGTCGGAAAACCCGGGCCTGACGATTGAGCTGCGCGGCCACACCGACAACGTGGGCCCGCCCGAGAAGAACGTGGTGCTCAGCGAGCAGCGAGTAAGCGCCGTGAAGGCCTACCTCGTGGGCCACGGCATTGCCGAAGCGCGCATCACCGGCATTGGGTTTGGCGGGGCCCAGCCCATGGCCAGCAACAGCCAGGAGTTTACGCGCCGGCTCAACCGCCGGGTCGAATTCCGGATAACGGGGCTGCAGTAG
- a CDS encoding carotenoid biosynthesis protein gives MVDYTEPLPAVTAPRRLRVAQGLVLLFHITGFVGLAFSKDPGFYLRFTPLTLLLTAVLLIAFQPGRTLSFWGFCITVSLLGFAAEVIGVTTGKFFGHYYYGHTLGLLVMGVPLAIGLNWLVLTYVCGTLSRYLPLPELPRTILAALLMVGLDMCMEPVASTYDFWHWTASVIPFQNFRDWFIFSCVLQMLFNRANFTKTNALVPLVYLTQLLFFFLLGAVQQ, from the coding sequence ATGGTTGATTACACCGAGCCGTTACCGGCCGTGACTGCTCCCCGCCGGCTGCGCGTGGCCCAGGGCCTGGTCCTGCTGTTTCACATCACGGGCTTTGTGGGGCTGGCGTTTTCCAAAGACCCCGGCTTTTACCTGCGCTTTACGCCGCTCACGCTGCTGCTCACGGCGGTGCTGCTGATTGCTTTTCAGCCGGGCCGGACCCTCAGCTTTTGGGGGTTCTGCATCACGGTGAGCCTGCTGGGCTTTGCCGCCGAGGTCATTGGGGTCACCACGGGCAAGTTCTTCGGGCACTACTACTACGGCCACACGCTGGGCCTCTTGGTAATGGGGGTGCCGCTGGCCATTGGGCTCAATTGGCTGGTGCTGACGTACGTGTGCGGCACGCTGTCCCGCTACCTGCCGCTGCCCGAGCTGCCCCGCACCATACTGGCGGCCTTGCTCATGGTGGGCCTGGATATGTGCATGGAGCCCGTGGCCAGCACCTATGACTTTTGGCACTGGACGGCCAGCGTCATTCCTTTCCAGAATTTTCGCGATTGGTTTATTTTTTCCTGCGTGTTGCAGATGCTGTTCAACCGGGCGAACTTTACCAAGACCAACGCTTTGGTGCCACTGGTTTACCTCACGCAACTGTTGTTCTTTTTCCTTTTGGGCGCCGTTCAGCAATAG
- a CDS encoding HdeD family acid-resistance protein, translating to MMIPSVLHTNWWALALRSLVATICALLTFLLPGLTLLVLVALFGVYFILNGLLTLVAAFRQSRDQPVWWGLVLEGVAGVVAGGLTLAWPDITLLALVYVVALWAILTGFLQIGTAFRLRKHRASEGLMLLSGLLAIGFGVLLIFWPRAGALALAWWVGAYIFGFGMILGILAYRLRRRTAGHSGRSTMAQAAG from the coding sequence ATGATGATTCCTTCGGTTTTGCACACCAACTGGTGGGCGTTGGCTTTGCGCAGTCTGGTAGCCACCATCTGCGCCCTGCTCACCTTCCTACTGCCGGGGCTCACGCTCCTGGTTCTGGTCGCCCTCTTCGGCGTTTACTTCATCCTCAACGGCTTGCTGACGCTGGTAGCGGCCTTCCGCCAAAGCCGGGACCAGCCGGTCTGGTGGGGCCTGGTGCTGGAGGGCGTGGCCGGCGTGGTGGCCGGCGGGCTTACCCTGGCCTGGCCCGACATTACGCTGCTGGCGCTGGTGTACGTGGTGGCTTTGTGGGCCATCTTAACCGGCTTTTTGCAGATAGGCACCGCCTTTCGGCTCCGGAAGCACCGGGCCAGCGAGGGGCTGATGCTGCTCAGTGGCTTGCTGGCCATCGGCTTTGGCGTGCTGCTCATCTTCTGGCCCCGGGCCGGGGCGCTGGCCCTGGCGTGGTGGGTGGGGGCCTACATTTTTGGTTTCGGAATGATACTGGGCATCCTGGCGTACCGGCTGCGCCGCCGCACGGCGGGCCACAGCGGCAGGTCTACGATGGCCCAGGCAGCTGGCTAA
- a CDS encoding GNAT family N-acetyltransferase has protein sequence MTPDLLILDYEPAHQPAFRALNHEWIAQYFAIEPIDNKMLDDPEGYILGPGGHIFMASYGGELVGTCALIKEHDGMYELAKMAVSPRAQGLGIGWALGQAILGKARQLGARQVELLSNSRLTPALKLYEKLGFRHVPVPPTPYQRTDVKMVLDL, from the coding sequence ATGACTCCCGACCTGCTTATTCTCGACTACGAACCGGCCCACCAGCCGGCTTTCCGCGCCCTCAACCACGAATGGATTGCGCAGTACTTCGCCATTGAGCCCATCGACAACAAAATGCTCGACGACCCAGAAGGCTACATTCTGGGCCCCGGCGGCCATATTTTTATGGCCAGCTACGGCGGCGAGCTGGTGGGCACCTGCGCCCTCATCAAAGAGCACGACGGCATGTACGAGCTAGCCAAAATGGCCGTGTCGCCGCGGGCGCAGGGCCTGGGCATCGGCTGGGCGCTGGGTCAGGCCATTCTGGGCAAAGCCCGGCAGCTGGGCGCGCGCCAGGTGGAGCTGCTGTCTAATTCGCGGCTTACCCCGGCGCTGAAGCTCTACGAAAAGCTGGGTTTCCGGCACGTGCCGGTGCCGCCCACGCCGTACCAGCGCACCGACGTGAAAATGGTGCTCGACCTCTAG
- the crtD gene encoding 1-hydroxycarotenoid 3,4-desaturase CrtD, whose amino-acid sequence MPLRQPVAIIGAGIAGLATAVRLAVAGRAVTVFEASGTFGGKMHQFSLPGGYRFDAGPSLFTLPQLVDDIFRLAHREPADYFRYERLDPITNYFFADGTRLTAWADAEKFAAEVEEKLGAPAAEVTQFLARGGKAYDATAGTFLHKSLHKAKTYLSTETLKAVAALPSLGLLGTMHQRHAQAFSDPRLVQLFDRYATYNGSDPYQAPATLSMIPHLEHGIGAFYPEGGIYAIAESLASLATEFGVKFRYNEPVEEIITAESRVTGVRTAQDVYDFGQVVSNMDVVPTYRRLLPRQPAPERTLGQPRSSSALIFYWGITRAFPELDLHNIFFSADYQREFQTIFQDKTVADDVTVYVNVTSKKTPTDAPAGHENWFVMVNVPHDQGQDWEALTQKTRRVVLHKLSRALGTEIEPLIAAEKVWTPPGIAADTSSFGGALYGSSSNNALAAFLRHPNFSGRLEGLYFCGGSVHPGGGIPLCLLSAKIVSSLITEE is encoded by the coding sequence ATGCCTTTGCGCCAACCCGTGGCCATCATCGGGGCCGGCATTGCCGGGCTGGCGACGGCGGTGCGCCTGGCCGTGGCCGGGCGGGCAGTTACGGTGTTTGAGGCCAGCGGCACGTTTGGGGGCAAGATGCACCAATTCAGCCTGCCGGGCGGGTACCGGTTCGATGCGGGGCCGTCGCTGTTTACGCTGCCGCAGCTGGTGGACGACATTTTCCGGCTGGCCCACCGCGAGCCGGCCGACTACTTCCGCTACGAGCGGCTGGACCCCATCACCAACTACTTCTTTGCCGATGGCACCCGGCTGACGGCCTGGGCCGATGCGGAAAAATTCGCCGCCGAAGTCGAGGAAAAGCTAGGCGCTCCCGCGGCGGAAGTCACGCAGTTTCTGGCCCGCGGCGGCAAGGCATATGACGCCACGGCGGGCACATTCTTGCACAAGTCACTGCACAAAGCCAAAACCTACCTGAGCACCGAAACGCTGAAGGCCGTGGCCGCGCTGCCCAGCCTCGGCCTGCTGGGCACCATGCACCAGCGCCACGCGCAGGCCTTTTCGGACCCGCGCCTGGTGCAACTCTTCGACCGCTACGCGACCTACAACGGCTCGGACCCCTACCAGGCGCCGGCCACGCTGAGCATGATTCCGCACCTGGAGCACGGCATCGGAGCGTTTTATCCCGAAGGCGGCATTTATGCCATTGCCGAGAGCTTGGCCAGCCTAGCCACCGAGTTTGGAGTGAAGTTTCGGTACAACGAGCCGGTGGAGGAGATTATCACTGCCGAAAGCCGGGTAACGGGCGTGCGCACGGCGCAGGATGTGTACGACTTCGGCCAGGTGGTGAGCAACATGGACGTGGTGCCTACCTACCGGCGCCTACTACCCCGGCAGCCCGCGCCGGAGCGCACGCTCGGCCAGCCGCGCTCCTCGTCGGCGCTGATTTTTTATTGGGGCATCACGCGCGCGTTTCCGGAGCTGGACTTGCACAACATCTTCTTTTCGGCCGACTACCAGCGCGAGTTCCAGACCATATTTCAGGATAAAACCGTGGCCGACGACGTGACGGTGTACGTGAACGTGACGTCGAAGAAAACTCCCACCGATGCCCCGGCCGGGCACGAAAACTGGTTTGTGATGGTGAACGTGCCCCACGACCAAGGCCAGGACTGGGAGGCCCTCACCCAGAAAACCCGGCGCGTGGTGCTGCATAAGTTGAGCCGGGCCCTGGGCACCGAAATTGAGCCACTCATCGCCGCCGAAAAGGTGTGGACGCCCCCGGGCATCGCCGCCGATACTTCGTCGTTTGGCGGCGCGCTCTACGGCAGCTCGTCCAACAACGCGCTGGCGGCGTTCTTGCGGCACCCTAATTTTTCGGGGCGGCTGGAAGGATTGTACTTTTGCGGTGGCTCGGTGCATCCGGGCGGCGGCATTCCGCTGTGCCTGCTGTCGGCCAAAATCGTTTCGTCTTTAATTACTGAGGAATGA
- a CDS encoding M28 family metallopeptidase: protein MRLFTLRGWLLPTAAGLLLASCQGQTSSNKTAASAGGQAETETAPTDTASVPAPADGITASLIGQHIKALASDEFQGRRPFTAGEEKATNYLASEFKKLGLKPGPNGTYFQAVPLVEITGKPDSTATVTRNGKSLTLKYRTDYMVLTEREQPTVKVTNSPLVFAGYGVVAPEYKWDDYAGLDVKGKTVVVLINDPGNAGNDTTLFKGKEMTYYGRWGYKYEEAARHGATGILIIHDTKPASYPWTVVQSSNGGAKLHPQTPDHGASKVAMEGWMTLDAAKRLFATAGQSYDEAYAAANKPGFRARPLGLNISTTLHNKITRKTSKNVVAVLPGTTRPKEYIIYSAHWDHLGIGPAIAGDSIYNGALDNASGCAALLAIANGFVHAKEKPQRSIVFLAVTGEEQGLLGSQYYAGHPLFPVANTVADINMDELLAFGPMRDVTITGYGQSELDDYARAAAKEQNRYVIPYQHPETGSFYRSDHFSFAKVGIPALYASGQFESRLHGKAFAEKQRKDFEEKSYHQPSDQYDPKWDLRGAEQDARLLFRIGQRLASETTFPKWKEGSEFKAIREKSRPAQ from the coding sequence ATGCGTTTATTTACGTTGCGCGGGTGGCTGCTGCCAACCGCAGCCGGCCTGCTGCTGGCGAGCTGCCAGGGCCAGACTTCTTCAAACAAAACCGCCGCCTCGGCGGGCGGCCAAGCCGAAACCGAAACCGCGCCTACCGACACGGCCAGCGTGCCAGCGCCGGCCGATGGCATCACGGCCTCGCTCATCGGCCAGCACATCAAGGCGCTGGCCTCGGATGAGTTTCAGGGCCGGCGGCCGTTTACGGCAGGCGAGGAAAAAGCCACCAACTACCTGGCTTCGGAATTCAAAAAACTTGGGCTCAAACCCGGGCCCAACGGCACCTACTTCCAGGCCGTGCCCCTTGTAGAGATTACCGGCAAGCCCGATTCGACGGCCACCGTCACGCGCAACGGCAAAAGCCTGACCCTGAAGTATCGCACCGACTACATGGTGCTCACCGAGCGCGAACAGCCCACCGTGAAGGTGACCAACTCGCCGCTGGTGTTTGCGGGCTACGGCGTGGTGGCGCCCGAGTATAAGTGGGACGACTATGCCGGCCTCGACGTGAAGGGCAAAACCGTGGTGGTGCTGATAAACGACCCCGGCAACGCCGGCAACGACACCACCTTATTTAAGGGCAAAGAAATGACGTACTACGGCCGCTGGGGCTACAAGTACGAGGAAGCGGCCCGCCACGGTGCCACCGGCATCCTCATCATTCACGACACCAAGCCCGCCTCCTACCCCTGGACGGTGGTGCAAAGCAGCAACGGCGGCGCCAAGCTGCACCCCCAGACGCCGGACCACGGCGCCAGCAAAGTGGCCATGGAGGGCTGGATGACCCTCGACGCCGCCAAGCGCCTGTTTGCCACGGCCGGCCAGAGCTACGACGAGGCCTACGCCGCCGCCAACAAGCCCGGCTTCCGGGCGCGGCCCCTGGGCCTGAACATCAGCACCACGCTGCACAATAAGATTACCCGCAAAACATCCAAAAACGTGGTGGCCGTGCTGCCCGGCACCACGCGGCCCAAAGAGTACATCATCTACTCGGCCCACTGGGACCACCTCGGCATCGGCCCGGCCATTGCCGGCGACTCTATCTATAACGGCGCGCTCGACAACGCCAGCGGCTGCGCCGCCCTGCTGGCCATTGCCAACGGCTTTGTGCACGCCAAGGAAAAGCCGCAGCGCAGCATCGTATTCCTGGCCGTGACGGGCGAGGAGCAGGGCCTACTGGGCTCGCAGTACTACGCCGGGCACCCGCTGTTCCCGGTGGCTAATACCGTGGCCGACATCAACATGGACGAGCTGCTGGCGTTCGGGCCCATGCGCGACGTGACCATCACCGGCTACGGGCAGTCGGAGCTGGACGACTACGCCCGCGCCGCCGCCAAGGAGCAAAACCGTTACGTCATCCCCTACCAGCACCCCGAAACCGGCAGCTTCTACCGCTCCGACCATTTCAGCTTTGCCAAAGTGGGCATTCCGGCGCTCTACGCCAGCGGGCAGTTTGAAAGCCGCCTGCACGGCAAAGCCTTCGCCGAGAAGCAGCGCAAGGACTTCGAAGAAAAGAGCTACCACCAGCCCTCCGACCAATACGACCCCAAGTGGGACCTGCGCGGCGCCGAGCAGGACGCCCGCCTGCTGTTTCGCATCGGCCAGCGCTTGGCCAGCGAAACCACGTTCCCGAAGTGGAAGGAAGGCTCAGAATTCAAGGCCATCCGCGAGAAAAGCCGCCCGGCGCAGTAG
- a CDS encoding class I SAM-dependent rRNA methyltransferase: MNPATIVLKNGKDHSLRRRHPWVFSGAIARVKGDTQEGDPVRVEAIDGELLGVGHFSGGGSIAVRMLDFGVNAVLPTAEFWQAKLGNAYQLRQRLRLTGTADTNVFRLVHAEGDGLPGLIIDVYGDVAVVQAHSVGMYRARPEIAAALQVVFGDKLRAIYDKSAETVPGNAVPDAQNGYLFGESTGTEHLVNENGHQFAVDWETGQKTGFFIDQRDNRALLARYSPGRKVLNTFCYTGGFSVYALEAGAELVHSVDSSKKAIALTERNAELSTHADRHAAYPDDVLGFLKNHSAQYDLLVLDPPAFAKHMGARHAALMGYKRLNAAGIAHLAPGGLLFTFSCSQVVSPELFEGAVLAAAIEAGRPARILHRLTQPADHPVSLFHPEGAYLKGLVLAVE; encoded by the coding sequence CTGAATCCTGCCACCATCGTTCTCAAAAACGGAAAAGACCACTCCCTGCGCCGGCGCCACCCCTGGGTATTCTCGGGCGCCATTGCCCGCGTGAAGGGCGACACCCAGGAGGGCGACCCCGTGCGCGTCGAAGCCATCGACGGCGAATTGCTGGGCGTGGGCCACTTCTCGGGCGGCGGCTCCATTGCCGTGCGCATGCTGGATTTTGGCGTGAATGCTGTGCTGCCCACCGCCGAATTCTGGCAGGCCAAGCTGGGCAATGCCTACCAGCTGCGGCAGCGCCTGCGCCTCACCGGCACGGCCGACACCAACGTGTTCCGCCTCGTGCACGCCGAGGGCGACGGCCTGCCCGGCCTGATTATCGACGTGTACGGCGACGTGGCCGTGGTGCAGGCCCACAGCGTGGGTATGTACCGCGCCCGCCCCGAAATTGCGGCGGCCCTGCAGGTGGTGTTCGGCGATAAGCTGCGCGCCATTTATGACAAGAGCGCCGAAACCGTGCCCGGCAACGCCGTGCCCGACGCCCAGAACGGCTACCTTTTCGGCGAAAGCACTGGCACCGAGCACTTGGTAAACGAAAACGGCCACCAGTTTGCCGTGGACTGGGAAACAGGCCAGAAAACCGGCTTCTTCATCGACCAGCGCGACAACCGCGCCCTGCTGGCCCGCTACTCGCCCGGCCGCAAGGTGCTCAACACGTTCTGCTACACCGGCGGCTTCTCGGTGTATGCCCTGGAAGCCGGCGCCGAGCTGGTGCACTCCGTCGATTCAAGCAAGAAAGCCATTGCCCTCACCGAGCGCAACGCCGAGCTCTCCACCCACGCCGACCGCCACGCTGCCTACCCCGACGACGTGCTGGGCTTCCTCAAAAACCACTCGGCCCAGTACGACCTGCTGGTGCTCGACCCGCCCGCTTTCGCCAAGCACATGGGCGCCCGCCACGCCGCCCTGATGGGCTACAAGCGCCTGAACGCCGCCGGCATTGCGCACCTGGCGCCCGGTGGGCTGCTGTTCACCTTCAGCTGCTCGCAGGTGGTGAGCCCCGAGCTCTTCGAAGGCGCGGTGCTGGCCGCTGCTATTGAAGCGGGCCGCCCGGCGCGCATCCTGCACCGCCTCACCCAGCCCGCCGACCACCCCGTGAGCTTGTTTCACCCGGAAGGGGCGTACTTGAAGGGACTGGTGCTGGCGGTGGAATAG
- a CDS encoding ferritin-like domain-containing protein, protein MFDKLETLDDLFELQLKDLYSAENQLVKAMPKMAEKARDGRLRAGFEKHLRETEKQVERLERIGKSLNLDLDGHTCKAMAGLIAEGQETMSERATDEVMDAALIAAAQRIEHYEISGYGTAAHYAERLGHNEAANLLRQTLEEEQFTDTKLNELAKNYINAKAM, encoded by the coding sequence ATGTTCGATAAATTGGAAACCCTCGACGACCTGTTTGAGCTGCAGCTCAAGGACCTATACAGTGCCGAAAACCAACTGGTGAAGGCCATGCCCAAAATGGCCGAAAAAGCCCGGGACGGCCGCCTGCGCGCCGGTTTTGAAAAGCATTTGCGCGAAACCGAAAAGCAAGTGGAGCGCCTCGAGCGCATTGGCAAATCCCTGAATCTGGACCTGGACGGCCACACCTGTAAGGCCATGGCCGGCCTCATTGCCGAAGGCCAGGAAACGATGTCGGAGCGCGCCACCGACGAGGTGATGGACGCGGCCCTGATTGCCGCGGCGCAGCGCATCGAGCACTACGAGATTTCGGGCTACGGCACCGCCGCCCACTACGCCGAGCGCCTGGGCCACAACGAAGCCGCCAACCTGCTGCGCCAAACCCTAGAAGAAGAGCAGTTTACCGATACCAAGCTCAACGAGTTGGCCAAAAACTACATCAACGCCAAGGCCATGTAG